In Microbacterium sp. zg-Y818, the genomic window CTCGAGCACGACCGGGTTGGTGAACAGGCCCCATGCGTTGGTGGAGGTGGGGATCGCGTAGGTGGTGTCGTTCACGACGCCGATGTCCAGGATGTTCTGGGGAAGCGGCTCGGTCTCGATGATCTCGCCGAGGTACGGGTCGAGGTCGAGCAGCAGGTTGTTCTCGGAGTACTGGCGCAGGTACGAGTAGTCGAACTGCATGACGTCGGGCAGGCCGCCGCCGGCGGCCTCGGTCTGGCGCTTCTCCCAGAACTCGGGGAACCCCAGGAACGTCGCCTTGACCGTGATGTTCGGGTATTCCTCGTTGAAGGCCGCGATCGCCTCGTTGTAGAGCTCGGCGCGAACGTCGTTACCCCAGAACGCCAGGTCGATGCTGACCTTCTCGTCGGGGTCGAATTCGGCCGCAGGTTCGGTTTCCCCTCCGCCGGCGCAGCCGGCGAGAGCGAGGGCCGCGCCGGTCGCGATGGCGACGGCGGTGATGGCCCGCTTTGTGCTGAACATCCTTGTCCTTCCTGGAACGTCCGTGTCCGTGGTGCTCCGCGGGACGTTCGTTGTCCGTGTGGTTGTGCGGTGTGGGCGCCGAGCCCTGCGAGAGGGCACGGGAAAGCGCTTGCCGGTTACGCTACTACGGCCGGAATCGATTGGCAAGAGATCCCGGAAGACGCTTTCCGGCTGTTGCCGGATCGTGACCCGTTACCGGTCCCAGCCCGCCCATCGTATGGGCGTGCCGCCATCGCGAGGGCGCCACGGAAAAGCACGCGGTCATCACGGCGATTCTGCTGCGGCGACGTCGGGAGGGGCCGAGCAGCGACTGATGGAACGATTCACCCGACGCTTGACAGCGTCGCGGCCATGAGGATATCGACGAACGGCCGCCGCGGGGGTGGGCGCGACGGTAGCGGGCGGAGGGGGCGGAGGGGGCGGAGGGGGCGGAGGGGGCGGAGGGGGCGGAGGCGGCGGAGGCGGCGGATCCACCGACCGACAGGGGCGAATTCCGAGGGCGACGGGGGACGGATCGGGCGGGCGACACCGCCGCCCTCTCCCCAGGCGGAGCGCGCCTAAAGTTATCCACAATCATCCGCTGGCCTGGGGATTGTTGCGGCGCTGATGTCGGAGGGGGTCGGCAGAATCGGGGTATGAACAGCTCCCCGGTCACCGGCTCGATCACCCCGGTCTCGATCGCCCCGGTCTCGATCGCCCCGGTCTCGATCGCCCCGGTCTCGATCAGCACCGTTGCGATCGGCATTGCCTCGCACGGCGCGGTGATCACCGGCGTGGAGCACACGCGCCAGGCGATCGCGGCACTGCAGGCGGAAGAGCTGCAGTGGCTGGCCCGGGCCGAGGCGATCGCCGCCGAGGAGACCGCGCGGGTGCCGTCGAGTGAAGGGCGGGAACGCGAGATGCCGCGGCGGGCGATGGCGGCCGAGCTCGCGGCGGTGCTGCGGCGATCGGACCGGGGCATGCAGGAGCGGATGCGGGACGCCGCGGTGCTCGTGGACGGGTTCCCCGCGACGCTGGCCGCGCTGGAATCGGGCCGCATCGACGTCGCCCATGTGCGGGTGATCCAGGATGCCGGGGCGCGCATCACCGACCCCGACGCCCGAGCCCGGTTCGAGCAGGCCGCGCTGGTCGTCGCGGAGCGGGAGACCCCCGGCCGGGCGAAGCCCATCATCCTGATGCTCGCCCAGAAGCTCGACCCGGTGCCGCTGGAAGAACGGCACGCCGAAGCCGCGGCCGGGCGGCGGGTATGGGTGCGGGACCTCGACGACGGCATGGCGGAGCTCGCCGCGGTGCTTCCCGCACCCCTGGCATACGCGATCCGGGAACGGCTCACCGCGCATGCGCGGGAGATCCTTGCGGCGGCCAAGGCCGCGCAAGCGGATGTCAACGGGACGGAGACTGCGGGCGTTGACGTCCTCGCAACCGACAGGCGCACCACCGACCAGGTCCGCGCCGACGTGCTCGCCGACCTTCTCCTCACCGGGCACGCCACCGCGCCGGTGACCGCCGGGAGCATCCCCGAAACCACGGCGATCACCGCGCACGTGCAGATCACCATCCCCGCCGCCACCCTCACCGGCGATAGCACCGAACCCGCCGAACTCATCGGATCCGGGCCCATCGACCCCGACACCGCCCGGCACCTCGCCGCCACTGCCGAGGTCTGGGAGCGACTGTTCACCTCCCCCACGACCGGGGCGGTGCTGCAGGTGGACAGCTACCGGCCCAGCGCCCAGATGCGCCGGCTCCTCGACGCCCGCGACGAGCACTGCCGGTTCCCCGGCTGTCGAAGGCCCGCCAGACTCTGCGACGGGGACCACACCATCGACGCCGCCCTCGGCGGACCGACCCGTGTCACGAATCTCGCGAACCTCTGCCCCGGCCGACATCACCCCGTCAAACACGGCACCGCGTGGAGCGTGGTGCAGAAACCCGACGGCATCCTCGAGTGGACGAGTCCGACAGGGCGGGTCTATGTCGACATCCCGAGGCGGGTGCTGGAGTTCATGGCCCTCGCCGCGGCGGAAGAGCCCGCGCCGTTCTAGGTTCGGTTCACTCGCCCCGGCCGTGCACCGGTCTGGCGTTCGCCGGAGGTTCTCCGACCTCGTCGACGGTGTGGCCGGCGCAGGCCGTCCGGGTCACGCTGGCCCGCTCGATGCGCGACACAGTGAACCAGCGCATCGCCTCGCGCAGTCGGCACCACGCGACGAGGTACCACTGGCCGTTCGTGGAGGCGAAGAGCACGGGTTCGACGTCGCGGGTGGTCGTCGTCCCATCTCTAGCCGTATAGCGAAGACGAACGACGCGCTGCTCGGCCATCGCCTCCTCCAGCGCCGACCTGACGACGCGCGAAGAAGGGGAAACCGCGTTCACCCAGACGCGGCCGGCCAGCTCGTCGGCTCGTGCTCGCGTTCGGGGATCGAGGACGTCCAGGATCTTCTGGACCCCGACTCTCGCCAGGTCGGCGTACGGGGCATCGGGCGCGGCGGACACGGCCGCCATGAGCGCCACGGCCTGCGTCGGCGAGAGGGTGACGGGTGACAGCGAGGCTCCCACCACCATGCCGTAGCCGCCGCCGGGACCGGGGCGCGACCAGATCGGAGACCCGCTGCTCTCGAGCGCGTCGAGGTCTCTCTTGATCGTCCGCACGGATACGCCGAACTCCCTCGCCAGCCGTTCGGCAGAGCAGCCCCGCGATCCGTTGCGACGCAGCATCTCCGACAGTGCATGGAGCCGCTCGGTTCGCTTCATCGCTGCACCCGTGGCGACGTCATGGACCGAGAATTCATGACATAAACAGTGACATACACCTGTCCGCAGCGCGTGCGAAAGTCGAGACATGACAACGAGCACGAGCCGCCCGACCATCATCCTCATCGCCGGCCACTGGCTGGGCGCCTGGGCGTGGGATGAGGTCCTCGAGCGCCTCGACGCCCACGGCTCTCGCGCCACGGCGATGACCCTTCCCGGTCTCGACGCGGACGATCCGGAGCGTGCGTCGAGGACCCTCGACGATCAAGCCGCAGCGATCCTCGACACGATCGCTCGACTCGAAGTCTCCGAGAGTCAACCCGCGACGATCGTCGCGCACAGCGGCGCGAACGCGCCCGTCAGCCTCGTGCTCGACCGCCACCCTGAGCTCGTCCATCGGGTGGTGTGGGTCGACTCCGGCCCTGCGGCGACGGGCAGCGTCTTCGCGCCGGATCTGCCGGAGGAGGTGGAAGACCTTCCGCTGCCGCCCTTCGACGTCCTTGCCCAGCAGGCGAGCCTCGAGGGTCTGAGCGCGGAGGTCCTCGCGCGGTTTCGGGCTCAGGCCGTCCCCGAGCCCGGCCCCGTGCTCCGCCAGCCCGTCGAACTCCCCGACGAGGCCCGCCGCACGGTCCGCACCACCCTGGTGTGCTGCTCGATGCCGAGCACGCAGGTGCTGGAGCTGGCCCGAGCAGGCCATCCCATGTTCGCCGAGGTCGCGAACCTCGAGCACCTCGACGTCATCGACCTCCCGACGGGGCATTGGCCCATGTGGAGCCGGCCCCGCGAGCTCGCCGAGATCATTCAGTCAGCGGCTTCTCGCACCGACTGAAGCACGCCACCCCGCACGCACAGCCTGGCGCGGTAGACCGCGCACCGCCGGTCGTCGACGCTCTCGCGCTCGGGGTCGGGCTCCGCCGCCCGGGCCGGATGCCCGAAGTAGTAGAACCACACGTCGCCGCCGTCGCGCACGGCGGCCCCATGGTGGCCGAATCCAGGCCCGGCGACCGCGCCGGCGCCGAGGATGACGGCATCCGGCCCACCCTGGCGCTCCCACGCGACGGCATCGTCGGAGCGGTACACGCCCATCCCCCGCCACTCGTCCACGATCATCCACCACCAGCCGCCGAGCTCGAACGCGTACGGACCCTCGTGGGGCCTGCCTCCGATGGCGGTGCCCTCGTCGCGCCAGTTCGACAGGTCATCGGATGCCGCGACCTTGGTGACGCTGTCGGCGGCCTCGTCCTTGTACCAGAGGCGCCACCGGCCGTCCGGGGTGCGGGCGACGGCGGCGTCGATCACCCGGTCGCTGGCCAGCGCAAGTGGCGCGCGGCGTTCCCAGCGCGCGAGGTCGTCGGACACGTACTCCACGATCGACCGCGCGAAACCGGGCCACCGGTCGGGCACGCCGTCGATCTCGGTGAGATACATGCGCCACCGCTCGCCGTCGTGCACGACCTCGGGCGCCCAGTGGGTCGCATCCACGTCGGCCGGCGGCGGCCCCGGCTCGAGCGCGAGGCCCGCGGCATCCGGCTCGAGCGTTCCCGCATAGGTCCAGGCCACACCGTCGCGGGAGCGCGCGACGCCGACGCGGCTGCCATGCACCCACGCGACGCCCGGCCCGGGATCGGGGTGGGTGGCGCGGCGCTGGGTGTAGAACATCCACCACGTGCCGTCCGCGATGACGACGGTCGGGTCGGTCGCGCCGTCGTAGATCGGGTCCCGGTACAGCTCGGCCGGCACCGCGGGCGCGGCATCCACGCTCACGCGCCCACCCCGCGCATGTCAGCGACGGGGCTTGCGAACCCGGTGCGGTGCGTCGGGTGCGCCGCGAGGTCAGCAGGGGTGATGACGGCGCCGTCGGCGGCAGCCGAGGCGTAGATCGCGGCGACGAGCTCCAGCGACCGCGCCGGGGCGTCGGCGGTGGGCGGCAGCGGCGACCCGGTGCGGAGGGCGTCGAAGACGTCACGCAGCAGCGGCGCATGGTCGCTGCGCTCCTCGGCATCCGGCAGCGCCCACGCCGCCGCCTCGTCCTCGAACCCCGGCGCTGGGGTGATGCGCCAGTTCTCGTGGCCGTGGCCGTAGACGTGATCGACGGTCACGGTGGCCTTCTGCGTGTCGATGCGGATCGAGCTGACCTCACGCGGCGACACCGCGCTGGTGACCAGCTGCGCCACCGCGCCGCCGGCGAAGGTGACGGTGGCCGTCGAAGCATCCTCGGTCTGCGTCTCGCGATCGAGCCGCCAGAGCCGCCCCTGCACGCTCGTCCATTCGCCGAGAAGGAACGCGAGCAGATCGATCTGGTGGATGCCATGACCGAGCGTCGTCCCGCCGCCCTCGGTCTCCCACGACCCTCGCCACGGAACTGCGAAGTAGGCGGGGTCACGGAACCACAGGGTCTGGCACACCGCGATGAGGGGCCGGCCCAGCGCGCCGCTGCCCAGAAGCCCCCGCACGTGCGCCGCCGCGGTGCCGGTGCGCTGCTGGAACACCACCGCCAATTGCCGGCCCGCGACGTCTGCGGCACGCCGCATCTCGTCGAGCTCGGCCAGCGACGGCGCCGGCGGCTTCTCGACCACGACGTGCGCGCCGGCGGCGAAGGCGGCGAGGGTCTGGGGCGCGTGGGCGCCGGGAGGCGTGCAGATCAGCACGACGTCGGGGCGCTCCGCCTGGAGCATGTCCTCGAGGGTGTCGTACACGGTCGGCGCGCCCCATTGGGCGGCGAACGCGTCGGCGGCACTGCGGCTCATGTCGCTCACGGCAACCAGCTCGGCGTGGGGGTAGGCCTGCACAGCCCGGGCGTGGAAGTGCGCGACGGCGCCGGTGCCGACGATCACGCAGGGAAGGGAGGAAGTCACGCACTCCACCCTAGAAGCGTCGGAGGGAAAGCGCTATCCGCACACTCCCCCGCCACCCCTTGGACAGCAGACGCCACGTGGTTAGCCTGAGGCCTATGGACCCCCTTCTGCTCGTCCTGCTGCTGGCTGCCGTCACGTCCGCGGCCTGCTGGCTCCTGTCCCTCATCACCAAGGACACTTCGTGGGTCGACCGCGTCTGGTCGATCGTGCCCATCGCCTACACGTGGATCTTCGCGATCGCCGTGATCACCGACGGCGGCGATGCCGCCCGCTCGGTGCTGATGGCGGCCCTCGTCACCCTCTGGGGAGCGCGACTGACCTTCAACTTCGCCCGCAAGGGCGGCTACTCGGGCATGGAGGACTATCGCTGGGCGATCCTGCGCAAGCGGATGACCCCGGTGCAGTTCCAGCTGTTCAACCTGTTCTTCATCGTGCTGTACCAGAACGCCCTGCTCGTACTCATCTCACTGCCGGCGCTCATGGCGTGGGAGCACCCGACACCGCTCACCGGCTGGGACATCGCCCTGGCCGCGCTGTTCCTGGCGTTCCTGGTCGGCGAGACCGTCGCCGACCAGGAGCAATGGGACTTCCACCAGGCCAAGAAGCGCGCGGGCGGCACGCTGGAACCCGGCTTCGCCACCACCGGGCTCTTCCGACTCAGCCGGCATCCGAACTTCTTCTTCGAGCAGGCCCAGTGGTGGGTGTTCTACTTCATCGGCGCGGTCGCCGCCGTCTCGGCAGGCCTGGGCGTCTGGGGAGGCCT contains:
- a CDS encoding HNH endonuclease signature motif containing protein, giving the protein MNSSPVTGSITPVSIAPVSIAPVSIAPVSISTVAIGIASHGAVITGVEHTRQAIAALQAEELQWLARAEAIAAEETARVPSSEGREREMPRRAMAAELAAVLRRSDRGMQERMRDAAVLVDGFPATLAALESGRIDVAHVRVIQDAGARITDPDARARFEQAALVVAERETPGRAKPIILMLAQKLDPVPLEERHAEAAAGRRVWVRDLDDGMAELAAVLPAPLAYAIRERLTAHAREILAAAKAAQADVNGTETAGVDVLATDRRTTDQVRADVLADLLLTGHATAPVTAGSIPETTAITAHVQITIPAATLTGDSTEPAELIGSGPIDPDTARHLAATAEVWERLFTSPTTGAVLQVDSYRPSAQMRRLLDARDEHCRFPGCRRPARLCDGDHTIDAALGGPTRVTNLANLCPGRHHPVKHGTAWSVVQKPDGILEWTSPTGRVYVDIPRRVLEFMALAAAEEPAPF
- a CDS encoding YafY family protein, whose amino-acid sequence is MKRTERLHALSEMLRRNGSRGCSAERLAREFGVSVRTIKRDLDALESSGSPIWSRPGPGGGYGMVVGASLSPVTLSPTQAVALMAAVSAAPDAPYADLARVGVQKILDVLDPRTRARADELAGRVWVNAVSPSSRVVRSALEEAMAEQRVVRLRYTARDGTTTTRDVEPVLFASTNGQWYLVAWCRLREAMRWFTVSRIERASVTRTACAGHTVDEVGEPPANARPVHGRGE
- a CDS encoding alpha/beta fold hydrolase, giving the protein MTTSTSRPTIILIAGHWLGAWAWDEVLERLDAHGSRATAMTLPGLDADDPERASRTLDDQAAAILDTIARLEVSESQPATIVAHSGANAPVSLVLDRHPELVHRVVWVDSGPAATGSVFAPDLPEEVEDLPLPPFDVLAQQASLEGLSAEVLARFRAQAVPEPGPVLRQPVELPDEARRTVRTTLVCCSMPSTQVLELARAGHPMFAEVANLEHLDVIDLPTGHWPMWSRPRELAEIIQSAASRTD
- a CDS encoding family 43 glycosylhydrolase — translated: MSVDAAPAVPAELYRDPIYDGATDPTVVIADGTWWMFYTQRRATHPDPGPGVAWVHGSRVGVARSRDGVAWTYAGTLEPDAAGLALEPGPPPADVDATHWAPEVVHDGERWRMYLTEIDGVPDRWPGFARSIVEYVSDDLARWERRAPLALASDRVIDAAVARTPDGRWRLWYKDEAADSVTKVAASDDLSNWRDEGTAIGGRPHEGPYAFELGGWWWMIVDEWRGMGVYRSDDAVAWERQGGPDAVILGAGAVAGPGFGHHGAAVRDGGDVWFYYFGHPARAAEPDPERESVDDRRCAVYRARLCVRGGVLQSVREAAD
- a CDS encoding Gfo/Idh/MocA family oxidoreductase yields the protein MTSSLPCVIVGTGAVAHFHARAVQAYPHAELVAVSDMSRSAADAFAAQWGAPTVYDTLEDMLQAERPDVVLICTPPGAHAPQTLAAFAAGAHVVVEKPPAPSLAELDEMRRAADVAGRQLAVVFQQRTGTAAAHVRGLLGSGALGRPLIAVCQTLWFRDPAYFAVPWRGSWETEGGGTTLGHGIHQIDLLAFLLGEWTSVQGRLWRLDRETQTEDASTATVTFAGGAVAQLVTSAVSPREVSSIRIDTQKATVTVDHVYGHGHENWRITPAPGFEDEAAAWALPDAEERSDHAPLLRDVFDALRTGSPLPPTADAPARSLELVAAIYASAAADGAVITPADLAAHPTHRTGFASPVADMRGVGA
- a CDS encoding DUF1295 domain-containing protein — protein: MDPLLLVLLLAAVTSAACWLLSLITKDTSWVDRVWSIVPIAYTWIFAIAVITDGGDAARSVLMAALVTLWGARLTFNFARKGGYSGMEDYRWAILRKRMTPVQFQLFNLFFIVLYQNALLVLISLPALMAWEHPTPLTGWDIALAALFLAFLVGETVADQEQWDFHQAKKRAGGTLEPGFATTGLFRLSRHPNFFFEQAQWWVFYFIGAVAAVSAGLGVWGGLINPTIVGAVLLTVLFIGSTIFTESISASKYPAYADYQRRTSMLVPLPPRRTAATTRA